From Candidatus Nucleicultrix amoebiphila FS5, a single genomic window includes:
- a CDS encoding dicarboxylate/amino acid:cation symporter: MRSIVKLTVNIIKSPFFIFVGLGLGLYIGVYHQQLGQSMAPYGKLYISTLQMSIIPLVVTSISSSIANIFQDSRGKDYIMGIAAIFIPFLIYTSAIGIIAALILQPGFEVQGSMEVIKILRKYGLTVSPEIGMDDFIEPSNARGLMSFFFDAIPNNIFSAFADGKMIQLILVSIIFGVTLGSLKTVAKGHLLQFIVAVQEIFTKIISVVIRALPLGVFFLVSSQLAGTSVDAFLAMLNYVIILCAVIVALLLVFSIIIWRRSGFSYFNSLSAMKYPVFLALVMSSSFAAMPAAMEVLTDKFKFERTATNLLMPLGMIIFRYGTILTFSFAIIFVAQLYNIPLTMQGYMIVLVGSAIAGVTTTGAASIAALSMMSIVFEPLGLPFGAALVLFVAVDPIIDPFRSLLTMYMNVGVTSLVVNREK; this comes from the coding sequence ATGCGATCTATTGTAAAATTAACTGTCAATATCATTAAAAGCCCATTTTTTATCTTTGTGGGGTTGGGACTCGGCCTCTATATTGGTGTTTATCATCAGCAATTGGGGCAATCCATGGCGCCTTATGGAAAGCTTTATATTTCCACTTTACAAATGTCCATTATTCCTTTGGTTGTTACGTCCATTTCCTCGAGCATTGCCAATATTTTTCAAGACAGTCGAGGGAAAGATTACATAATGGGGATTGCTGCTATTTTTATACCATTTCTGATCTACACGAGCGCTATTGGTATTATTGCGGCATTGATCTTGCAGCCAGGCTTTGAAGTTCAAGGCAGCATGGAGGTCATTAAAATCTTGCGTAAGTATGGTCTGACGGTAAGCCCAGAAATTGGCATGGATGATTTTATTGAACCTTCCAATGCACGTGGGCTGATGAGTTTTTTCTTTGACGCTATACCGAATAATATTTTCTCAGCGTTTGCTGATGGCAAAATGATTCAATTAATTCTTGTTTCGATTATTTTTGGTGTCACCTTGGGCAGTTTGAAAACGGTGGCAAAAGGTCATCTTCTTCAGTTTATAGTGGCTGTGCAAGAAATCTTTACGAAAATTATTAGCGTTGTAATTAGAGCGTTACCTTTAGGGGTATTTTTCTTGGTTTCAAGCCAATTAGCGGGCACCAGTGTGGATGCGTTTTTAGCGATGCTTAATTACGTTATCATTCTATGCGCTGTGATTGTTGCCTTGCTTTTGGTGTTTAGTATTATTATCTGGCGACGTTCTGGCTTTAGTTATTTTAATTCTTTAAGTGCTATGAAATATCCAGTTTTTTTAGCGTTGGTAATGTCCAGTAGTTTTGCGGCCATGCCAGCGGCTATGGAAGTATTGACCGATAAATTTAAATTCGAACGCACAGCCACAAACCTCTTAATGCCTTTAGGAATGATTATATTTCGTTATGGAACAATTCTGACCTTTTCTTTCGCTATTATCTTTGTCGCTCAGCTCTATAACATTCCTCTCACTATGCAAGGATATATGATTGTTTTGGTTGGGTCAGCGATTGCTGGTGTCACAACAACAGGAGCAGCGTCGATCGCAGCTCTCAGCATGATGAGCATCGTTTTTGAACCTTTGGGTTTGCCCTTTGGTGCCGCGTTGGTTCTTTTCGTTGCCGTTGATCCGATTATTGATCCTTTCCGCAGTTTGCTTACCA